One genomic segment of Acidobacteriota bacterium includes these proteins:
- a CDS encoding cellulose synthase family protein yields MVEIKTLVLILYFSILAILSVYGFHRYFLLYLFLKNKNKDIKPKSYFKKLPTVTIQLPIYNEMYVVRRLVDAVCRLDYPKELIDIQVLDDSIDESQEIAKNRVEFYREKGFNIKYFHRENRRGFKAGALEEGLKESEGEFVAIFDADFIPTPDFLKSTIHYFTDDLVAMVQARWGHINRDYSLLTKVQSIFLDGHFMIEHIARNRSGRFFNFNGTAGIWRKVAIYQAGGWGVDTLAEDLDLSYRTQLLGWKFIYLPEFSVPAELPVDMNGFKSQQFRWAKGSIQTAKKILPVILKSRISFWQKLEAFFHLTGNLTFLLMAPLSLLVMPTVIIRKGLGWSDMIAIDFPLFMFATASFSLFYLVSQKEIYTDWEDTFKYLPFLMSLGIGLAINNAWAVLEALMDKKSEFVRTPKYGIESQKENWLMKKYRAKKNFISYIELLMGIYFTFTVILAFKEGIYMTIPFLLLFQSGYLYMAFYSLIQNEKISEFFLGDRKEEYVKSSKNFGKK; encoded by the coding sequence TTGGTAGAAATAAAGACACTTGTGTTGATTTTGTATTTTTCAATATTGGCAATTCTATCTGTTTATGGATTCCACCGATATTTTTTGCTTTATCTTTTTCTTAAAAATAAAAATAAAGACATAAAACCAAAAAGTTATTTTAAAAAACTTCCCACTGTTACAATTCAACTTCCAATCTATAATGAGATGTATGTGGTAAGAAGACTGGTCGATGCGGTATGCAGACTTGATTATCCAAAAGAACTTATTGATATTCAGGTTTTGGATGACTCGATAGATGAGTCCCAAGAAATTGCGAAAAACAGGGTGGAGTTTTACAGGGAAAAGGGGTTTAACATCAAATATTTTCACAGAGAAAATAGAAGAGGGTTTAAAGCAGGTGCCCTTGAAGAAGGCCTTAAAGAATCAGAGGGAGAATTTGTCGCCATATTTGACGCTGATTTTATTCCAACACCAGATTTTTTAAAAAGCACAATTCATTATTTTACAGATGACTTAGTTGCAATGGTTCAGGCAAGATGGGGTCATATAAATCGGGATTATTCATTGCTTACAAAAGTTCAGTCAATATTCTTAGATGGCCATTTTATGATAGAACATATAGCAAGAAATCGATCAGGAAGATTTTTTAACTTCAATGGAACAGCAGGAATCTGGAGAAAGGTGGCTATATACCAGGCAGGAGGATGGGGAGTGGACACTCTTGCGGAGGACCTCGATTTAAGCTACAGAACTCAGTTACTCGGTTGGAAATTTATCTATCTTCCAGAATTTTCTGTTCCTGCAGAACTTCCAGTAGATATGAATGGATTCAAAAGCCAACAATTCAGATGGGCGAAAGGTTCGATTCAGACAGCAAAGAAAATACTCCCTGTGATTTTAAAGTCAAGGATTTCTTTCTGGCAAAAATTAGAGGCGTTCTTTCATCTGACTGGAAATCTAACATTTCTTTTAATGGCTCCCCTTTCTCTTCTTGTGATGCCTACCGTTATTATAAGAAAGGGACTTGGCTGGTCTGATATGATTGCAATAGATTTTCCTCTTTTTATGTTTGCAACTGCATCTTTTTCCCTATTCTATTTAGTTTCTCAGAAAGAAATATACACTGACTGGGAGGATACATTTAAATACCTTCCATTTTTGATGTCTCTGGGAATCGGACTTGCAATAAACAATGCCTGGGCTGTCTTAGAAGCTCTTATGGATAAAAAATCTGAATTTGTAAGAACTCCAAAATATGGTATTGAAAGCCAAAAAGAAAACTGGCTTATGAAAAAGTACAGGGCCAAGAAAAATTTTATCTCATACATTGAACTTTTAATGGGAATATATTTTACATTTACCGTAATTTTAGCCTTTAAAGAAGGAATCTACATGACAATTCCCTTCCTTTTATTGTTCCAATCAGGATATCTGTACATGGCTTTTTATTCTTTGATTCAGAACGAGAAAATATCTGAGTTCTTCTTGGGCGATAGAAAAGAGGAGTATGTCAAATCCTCAAAAAATTTCGGAAAAAAATAA
- a CDS encoding ArsA family ATPase, which yields MKKEKQKIRIILFTGKGGVGKTSVASATALRCSELGYRTLLMSTDAAHSLSDSFEMEIGKEIKGVGKNLMGVEIDVNYEIQKNWGPIKNFIHDFLKKRGLDDIIAEEMAVFPGMEEIFSLLELVQYYMKGQFDVIIIDCAPTGDTLRLLSVPDIAKWYMEKIFNIERMVLKGVRPIMKQFVDFPLPDDGVFASVEKLYRNLIGIKEVLTDPEISSVRMVVNPEKMVIKEAQRAYTFLNLFGFVTDAVIINRIITDEIQDSFYDRWKEIQKEHLKNIEENFSPIPIFKSKLWKEEVVGKDLLSQMASYIYQDKNPVEIFYKEKPIKVVELNGNHFLLIKMPFATKEVVDLWVNGDELTIKFKNFKRNLVLPRSLSFKKIEEATIKEGFLEIKFGGENYGEFS from the coding sequence ATGAAAAAAGAAAAACAGAAAATAAGAATAATTCTCTTCACTGGAAAGGGTGGGGTAGGAAAAACTTCTGTTGCCTCTGCCACTGCTCTCAGATGTTCTGAGCTTGGCTACAGGACGCTATTAATGAGTACAGATGCAGCTCATTCTCTGTCAGATTCTTTTGAGATGGAGATTGGAAAAGAAATAAAGGGGGTAGGAAAGAACTTGATGGGGGTTGAAATCGATGTGAATTATGAGATTCAGAAAAACTGGGGTCCTATTAAAAACTTCATCCATGATTTTTTGAAAAAACGTGGCCTCGATGACATAATTGCTGAAGAGATGGCAGTTTTTCCTGGAATGGAAGAAATATTTTCCCTTTTAGAACTTGTTCAATATTATATGAAGGGACAATTTGATGTAATAATAATAGACTGTGCTCCAACCGGAGATACGCTGAGGTTACTCTCTGTTCCTGACATTGCAAAGTGGTACATGGAAAAAATATTCAACATCGAGAGGATGGTCCTAAAGGGGGTAAGACCTATTATGAAACAGTTTGTTGATTTTCCCCTTCCTGATGATGGTGTTTTTGCCTCAGTTGAAAAACTTTACAGAAATCTCATTGGAATAAAGGAGGTTCTTACAGATCCCGAAATTTCTTCTGTAAGGATGGTGGTGAATCCTGAAAAAATGGTGATAAAAGAAGCTCAAAGAGCGTACACATTTTTAAATCTATTCGGCTTTGTTACAGATGCTGTTATTATCAATAGAATAATAACGGATGAAATTCAGGATAGTTTCTATGATCGCTGGAAAGAAATTCAGAAAGAGCATCTAAAAAATATAGAAGAGAATTTCAGTCCGATTCCCATCTTTAAGTCAAAATTATGGAAAGAAGAAGTTGTTGGAAAAGATTTGTTATCACAGATGGCTTCTTACATCTATCAGGATAAAAATCCCGTTGAGATTTTTTACAAAGAAAAGCCAATAAAAGTGGTTGAATTAAATGGAAATCATTTTCTTTTGATAAAAATGCCGTTTGCTACAAAAGAAGTTGTTGACCTATGGGTAAATGGAGATGAATTGACGATAAAATTTAAAAATTTTAAAAGAAATTTAGTCTTGCCGAGAAGCCTTTCTTTTAAAAAGATAGAAGAAGCAACGATAAAAGAGGGGTTTCTTGAAATAAAATTTGGAGGGGAGAATTATGGGGAATTTTCTTGA